CTTTTACGTGATGGCATTAATAATTTAGACGGGAATGATGTAACTGATACTTCTCCTACGTTTAAAGTNTTGGAAGAAGGAGCTTCAACTCTTTCAAAAGAAGAGGCGGGACAATTAGCTCAGCGTCAGATGAAATTTATACAACATTTGCAAGCAGCTTTGGTACGCATCGAAAACAAAACATACGGANTTTGTCGTGAAACAGGTAAATTAATACCGAAAGAGCGTCTTCGCGCGGTTCCGCATGCAACATTGAGCATTGAAGCCAAAGGCGGAGGAGCAAAATAATTTCTATGTTAAATTGAAATATACAATTCGGCAACTTTACGCTATGTTCGGTTGTCGANTTTTTGTATNATACACAAACAAAACACAATGTCCGTACGCATAAAATCCATTNTTTTAATTTTGTTTTTGCTTATTATTG
The genomic region above belongs to uncultured Paludibacter sp. and contains:
- a CDS encoding conserved hypothetical protein (Evidence 4 : Unknown function but conserved in other organisms), which codes for MSEKEKTRYSDAELEEFRQIILEKLEKAQKDYELLRDGINNLDGNDVTDTSPTFKVLEEGASTLSKEEAGQLAQRQMKFIQHLQAALVRIENKTYGXCRETGKLIPKERLRAVPHATLSIEAKGGGAK